A DNA window from Leptolyngbya sp. KIOST-1 contains the following coding sequences:
- a CDS encoding GntR family transcriptional regulator yields MILSSSPIINRSKSLYEQVYHALRSAILTGDLSPGDRLVETQLAEWLQVSRTPLREALRQLQQDGLVTADVSGGLRGTTITAADAEELYDCRLALEALAVAGACTHATAEQLEAIALCVAQAEGATANSHGSLSPEGLLNVDYQFHHLIAESSGNRRLVSLLDSLFDAMALLRIQTLQQNPNVLDIRLEHRQIYEAILSRNSEVAVSAITQHLRASKTRVVKEIEGHQPVAAVPS; encoded by the coding sequence GTGATTCTATCCTCTTCACCGATCATCAACCGCAGCAAGTCGCTCTACGAGCAGGTGTACCACGCGCTGCGTTCGGCGATTTTGACCGGCGACCTCTCCCCAGGCGATCGCCTGGTTGAAACCCAGTTGGCCGAGTGGCTGCAGGTGAGCCGCACCCCCCTGCGCGAGGCGCTGCGCCAGCTCCAGCAGGACGGGCTGGTTACCGCCGATGTCAGCGGCGGGCTGCGGGGGACCACCATTACTGCCGCCGATGCCGAAGAACTCTACGACTGTCGGCTGGCCCTGGAGGCCCTGGCGGTGGCCGGGGCCTGTACCCACGCCACAGCGGAGCAGCTGGAGGCAATTGCCCTCTGCGTGGCCCAGGCCGAGGGGGCCACCGCCAACAGCCACGGCAGCCTCTCCCCCGAAGGGCTGCTCAACGTGGACTACCAGTTTCACCACCTGATTGCCGAAAGCTCGGGCAATCGGCGGCTGGTGTCGCTGCTCGATTCACTGTTTGACGCCATGGCCCTGCTGCGGATCCAGACCCTCCAGCAAAACCCCAACGTGCTCGATATTCGCCTGGAGCACCGCCAGATCTACGAGGCCATCCTCAGCCGCAACTCGGAGGTGGCCGTCAGCGCCATCACCCAGCACCT
- a CDS encoding type II toxin-antitoxin system HicB family antitoxin, with the protein MTQYLIVIEPTETGFSAYSPDLPGCISTGTTRAEVESNMREAIEFHLESLKLEGLDVPQPSTTSAYIEVAA; encoded by the coding sequence GTGACTCAATATTTGATCGTCATTGAACCAACTGAGACAGGCTTTTCGGCCTATTCCCCCGATTTACCGGGCTGTATTTCGACTGGGACGACTCGGGCTGAGGTAGAAAGCAACATGCGTGAAGCGATCGAGTTTCATCTCGAAAGCCTCAAGCTAGAAGGCTTAGACGTTCCGCAACCTTCTACCACCTCCGCCTACATTGAAGTCGCCGCATAG
- a CDS encoding Asr1405/Asl0597 family protein yields the protein MQALKSDYAEFGPDLYTIAPAKTVVELDRINRWTVYHRLQALGLACDCGCDRPLSVAIDTPAAALQVWSVVQATTQSKLSLTDHLERCWQQRSLR from the coding sequence ATGCAAGCTTTAAAGTCAGACTACGCCGAGTTCGGGCCCGACCTGTACACCATTGCCCCAGCCAAAACCGTAGTTGAACTGGACCGCATCAATCGGTGGACGGTCTACCATCGCCTGCAAGCATTGGGTCTGGCCTGTGATTGCGGCTGCGATCGCCCCCTGAGCGTCGCGATCGATACCCCCGCTGCCGCTCTACAAGTCTGGAGCGTGGTGCAGGCCACCACCCAATCAAAGCTCTCTCTCACTGACCACCTGGAGCGCTGCTGGCAGCAAAGGAGCCTGCGATGA
- a CDS encoding type II toxin-antitoxin system VapC family toxin: MAANIEITREWWDIRRSKFQLYTSQAVVKETSQGDAQIATQRLEIIRDFELLELNQAVLDLAEQFLERSSLPSKADVDAVHIAAATIHEMDYLLTWNCKHIANAQIQRKLAEISLDSGYELPILCTPYELLGV, encoded by the coding sequence GTGGCTGCCAATATTGAGATAACCAGGGAGTGGTGGGATATTCGCCGAAGCAAATTCCAACTTTATACGTCTCAAGCAGTCGTAAAGGAAACTTCTCAAGGCGACGCTCAAATTGCAACTCAGCGACTCGAAATTATTCGTGATTTTGAATTGCTTGAACTGAATCAAGCTGTTCTTGATCTGGCAGAGCAATTTTTGGAACGTAGCAGTCTCCCTTCAAAAGCTGATGTTGATGCTGTTCACATCGCAGCCGCAACAATTCACGAGATGGATTATCTGCTCACATGGAACTGTAAGCACATAGCTAATGCTCAAATTCAGAGGAAGTTAGCAGAGATTAGTCTTGACTCTGGATATGAATTGCCGATTCTTTGTACACCCTATGAACTGCTGGGAGTTTGA
- a CDS encoding reverse transcriptase domain-containing protein gives MARVARKVRDKTLLALIGRYLRAGVMVEGVVQAPEWGTPQGSPLSPLLANILLDDLDQELERRGHRFTRYVDDVVILVKSAQAGRRVMASVTRYLSQVLRLKVNSQKSRVRRIERLEYLGFTFQGIRIVWSERAFQDLKYRLRGLTSRRWRVSMEYRLKRISLYLRGWMGYFGISQLYGPIPELDGWLRRRIRMCYWKQWRRPRTRIGNLLKLGTPRRHAFSTGLSRKGYWRLSRSLATQTGMTNEWLAQEGLLSIRDLWMNAQGYGEKSITSSSR, from the coding sequence ATGGCAAGAGTCGCCCGCAAAGTGCGGGATAAGACCCTGCTAGCCTTGATAGGCCGATACCTGCGAGCCGGGGTCATGGTCGAGGGGGTAGTACAGGCCCCAGAGTGGGGGACACCGCAAGGGTCGCCCCTGTCGCCGCTGCTCGCCAACATCCTGTTGGATGACCTCGACCAAGAGTTGGAACGCCGGGGCCACCGCTTTACCCGCTATGTGGACGATGTGGTCATTTTGGTCAAATCAGCCCAAGCCGGCAGGCGAGTAATGGCGAGCGTGACTCGCTATCTGAGCCAGGTGTTACGACTGAAGGTGAATTCGCAGAAAAGCCGGGTTCGACGGATTGAGCGATTGGAATACCTAGGATTTACGTTCCAGGGAATCCGCATTGTTTGGTCTGAGCGAGCCTTCCAGGACCTCAAGTACCGCTTGCGGGGGTTAACCTCGCGGCGGTGGCGAGTGTCGATGGAGTATCGGCTGAAGCGGATTAGCCTCTATCTGCGGGGTTGGATGGGCTACTTTGGAATTTCCCAATTGTACGGGCCAATTCCCGAGTTAGATGGGTGGCTGAGGCGTCGAATCCGGATGTGCTACTGGAAACAGTGGCGTAGGCCGAGAACGCGCATTGGCAACCTGCTCAAACTGGGGACACCGAGACGACACGCCTTCTCGACGGGCTTAAGCCGGAAAGGATATTGGCGGTTGTCGCGGTCCTTAGCGACGCAGACGGGGATGACCAATGAGTGGTTAGCACAAGAGGGATTGCTCTCGATTCGCGACCTTTGGATGAACGCCCAGGGTTACGGTGAGAAGTCTATTACTTCGTCTAGCAGGTAG
- a CDS encoding U32 family peptidase, with translation MTSTPIHSASPEAGGNATYALPELLAPAGNWECARAAVENGADAIYFGLDRFNARMRAENFTEADLPKLMAFLHRRGVKGYVTLNTLVFPAELGEAEQYLKTMIAAGVDAAIVQDIGICRLIRHLSPDFPIHGSTQMTVTSAAGVAFAKELGCQLVVLARECSIKDITKIQAQLGEKNLALPLEVFVHGALCVAYSGQCLTSEALGGRSANRGECAQACRMPYELIADGERVDLQDRAYLLSPQDLSGLAVLPELVKTGVSCLKIEGRLKAPEYVANVTRVYRQSLDRLGTELGRGSGDRLATQDEGTALTHATEGAPSQHSIMGASSTHPPIHPSTPHPPAPDDRYRLEMAFSRGLYTGWFEGIDNQALVHARFGKKRGVFLGEVTRVDREAVWIQAQAPIKPGDGVVFDDGHPAQKEQGGRVYQVDVFGHETRLQFGRDAVNWRRVHVGDRLWKTSDPALDKEIQQTYGGDQPRFTRSIAIEIHGGVGQELVAIARDGQGHIAQAVSTMPLVEAHSKPLTGDRLTQQFGRLGNTPFHLEALDNQLQGHVMIPVSELNRLRRELVEQLEEVRSRPRPWTLNELASLADLLPPSPPSPLTPSPSRPHLTTLLRTRPQLAAATAAGIETLYCEFENPATYRDAVDWFRANRISDAQTIWVAPPRITKPLETYILEQMKRSQADGYLVRNYDHLAYFAGLPCVGDFSLNVANALTADYLLERYGLERVTASYDLNAEQLVDLLASAPPDWFEITLHQHMPMFHMEHCVFCAFLSDGKDFRDCGRPCERQSVTLRDRVGTEHVVMADAGCRNTVFNGVAQTGAEYAQRLMQAGARHFRLEFLNEGPAEVERAIAQYRQLLAGDISGSQLWRSLKVQSQLGVTRGPLDSRPSRG, from the coding sequence ATGACTTCAACGCCGATCCATTCAGCCAGCCCAGAGGCGGGGGGCAATGCCACCTACGCCCTACCAGAACTGCTAGCCCCCGCTGGCAACTGGGAGTGCGCTCGGGCGGCCGTGGAAAATGGGGCCGATGCGATTTATTTTGGCCTCGATCGCTTCAATGCCCGCATGCGCGCCGAAAACTTTACCGAGGCCGATTTGCCGAAGTTGATGGCGTTTTTGCATCGGCGGGGGGTGAAGGGCTACGTGACGCTGAACACGCTGGTGTTTCCCGCAGAGCTGGGCGAAGCCGAGCAGTACCTCAAAACTATGATTGCGGCGGGAGTAGATGCGGCGATCGTGCAGGATATCGGCATTTGTCGGTTGATTCGCCACCTGTCGCCGGACTTCCCCATCCACGGCTCTACCCAGATGACGGTGACCAGCGCCGCCGGGGTAGCGTTTGCGAAGGAACTCGGCTGCCAACTGGTGGTGCTAGCGCGGGAGTGCTCGATCAAAGACATCACCAAAATTCAGGCGCAGCTGGGGGAGAAGAACCTTGCCCTGCCCCTGGAGGTGTTTGTCCACGGGGCACTGTGCGTAGCCTACTCGGGCCAGTGCCTGACCAGCGAGGCGCTGGGGGGGCGATCGGCCAATCGGGGGGAGTGCGCCCAGGCCTGCCGCATGCCCTACGAGCTGATCGCCGATGGGGAGCGGGTAGATCTCCAGGATCGCGCCTACCTGCTCAGTCCCCAGGATCTTTCTGGGCTAGCGGTGCTGCCGGAGCTGGTGAAAACCGGGGTGAGCTGCCTGAAGATCGAAGGTCGTCTTAAGGCCCCGGAGTACGTGGCCAACGTGACGCGGGTGTATCGGCAGTCGTTGGATCGGCTGGGGACAGAGTTGGGTCGTGGGTCTGGAGATCGGTTGGCGACACAGGATGAGGGCACGGCGCTGACCCACGCTACAGAAGGTGCGCCATCGCAACATTCCATTATGGGCGCTTCATCCACCCATCCACCCATCCACCCATCCACTCCCCACCCCCCTGCCCCCGACGATCGCTACCGTCTAGAAATGGCCTTCTCCCGCGGCCTCTACACCGGCTGGTTTGAGGGCATCGACAACCAGGCGCTGGTTCACGCCCGGTTTGGCAAAAAGCGGGGAGTGTTTTTGGGCGAGGTAACACGGGTGGATCGGGAAGCGGTGTGGATCCAGGCCCAAGCTCCGATCAAGCCAGGGGATGGGGTAGTGTTTGACGACGGCCACCCGGCGCAAAAGGAGCAGGGCGGGCGGGTCTACCAGGTGGATGTGTTCGGCCACGAGACCCGGTTGCAGTTTGGCCGCGATGCGGTGAATTGGCGGCGGGTCCACGTGGGCGATCGCCTGTGGAAGACCAGCGACCCGGCTCTGGACAAGGAAATTCAGCAGACCTACGGCGGCGACCAGCCCCGCTTTACCCGGTCCATCGCCATCGAGATTCACGGCGGCGTAGGGCAAGAACTGGTGGCGATCGCCCGCGACGGCCAGGGCCACATCGCCCAGGCGGTGTCCACCATGCCGCTGGTGGAAGCCCACTCGAAACCGCTGACAGGCGATCGCCTCACCCAGCAGTTTGGTCGCCTGGGCAACACCCCGTTTCATCTGGAGGCTCTGGACAACCAGCTCCAGGGCCATGTGATGATCCCCGTCAGCGAGCTGAACCGGCTGCGGCGGGAGCTGGTGGAGCAGCTGGAGGAAGTGCGATCGCGCCCCCGCCCCTGGACCCTAAACGAATTGGCATCTTTAGCCGATCTCCTTCCCCCCTCACCCCCTTCCCCCCTCACCCCCTCACCCTCTCGCCCCCACCTCACCACCCTCCTCCGCACCCGCCCCCAACTCGCCGCCGCCACCGCTGCGGGCATCGAGACCCTCTACTGCGAGTTTGAGAATCCGGCGACCTACAGGGATGCCGTGGACTGGTTCCGGGCCAATCGAATCAGCGACGCCCAGACCATCTGGGTGGCACCGCCCCGCATCACCAAGCCGCTGGAGACCTACATTCTGGAGCAGATGAAGCGATCGCAGGCCGATGGCTACCTGGTGCGCAACTACGACCACCTGGCCTACTTTGCGGGCCTGCCCTGCGTGGGAGATTTCTCCCTCAACGTCGCCAATGCCCTGACAGCGGATTACCTGCTGGAGCGCTACGGGCTGGAGCGCGTTACCGCCTCCTACGACCTCAACGCCGAGCAGCTGGTGGATTTGCTGGCCTCTGCGCCACCCGACTGGTTTGAGATCACCCTGCACCAGCACATGCCCATGTTTCACATGGAGCACTGCGTGTTCTGCGCCTTTTTGTCGGATGGCAAAGACTTTCGCGACTGTGGTCGCCCCTGCGAGAGGCAGTCGGTCACGCTGCGCGATCGGGTGGGCACCGAGCACGTGGTCATGGCCGATGCAGGCTGCCGCAACACCGTGTTCAACGGCGTCGCCCAAACCGGGGCGGAGTATGCCCAGCGGCTGATGCAGGCCGGAGCACGACACTTTCGGCTGGAGTTTTTGAATGAAGGGCCAGCGGAGGTGGAGCGGGCGATCGCCCAGTACCGGCAATTGCTGGCCGGAGACATCAGCGGTAGCCAGCTCTGGCGCAGCCTGAAAGTTCAGAGTCAGCTGGGGGTTACTCGGGGCCCTCTGGATTCAAGGCCTAGCAGGGGGTGA
- a CDS encoding ArnT family glycosyltransferase — translation MSKRWPLFQSPVWHWGRWFLLGFLALRIGFWLTAFPNPDEAYYWLWGQRPGFSYYDHPPFHAWVQGLFSVLGRSPLVLRLPNAISSGILGLTFYRICRYLYGDQARDRLWLVVLLGLSSPLFFWYLGLAWHDHWLVTFAVISSFLFVRYVDEAVTNPAGSGRDLYGAALFLGLAGLCKYNALFVGLGFFALVVSDKTRRSLLRDRRLYLALGLLLLVLSPILIWNIQHDFFSFRFYRDRTAGGGLSLSLLQPLVFLALCGLTLGPIQTWSIGRLIGNRGQTNLTRNSCYPALALWIFGLSTAAFTALATVSVALFYWNILAYPLLLPLLSDRFYRQCIAPVRRGQLAIAQGLGLFVAAALVTYYTVMPFSVFLDAQDPDGAALFGWPQIAQAVTAQAETLENPILLTTDYRSASALAYTLNRSDVLAISGRIDQFDFWYDAPALEGRNAVLLGNAWHPICPTHLAMFDRVSPPQTVEIRRFGRVLQTYQVVRGYGFSAGPEGYPLSPDYPLAFTSDGEQCAP, via the coding sequence ATGAGTAAGCGCTGGCCTCTCTTTCAGTCCCCGGTCTGGCACTGGGGACGCTGGTTTTTGCTGGGCTTTTTGGCCCTGAGAATCGGCTTTTGGCTGACGGCTTTCCCCAACCCCGACGAAGCCTACTACTGGCTGTGGGGGCAGCGTCCGGGCTTTTCCTACTACGACCATCCGCCGTTTCACGCCTGGGTGCAGGGGCTGTTTTCGGTCCTGGGCCGATCGCCTCTGGTACTGCGGCTGCCCAACGCCATCAGCAGCGGCATACTGGGGCTTACTTTCTACCGCATCTGCCGCTATCTCTACGGCGACCAGGCCCGCGATCGCCTCTGGCTGGTGGTGCTGCTGGGCCTGTCATCGCCGCTGTTTTTCTGGTACCTGGGCCTGGCCTGGCACGACCACTGGCTGGTCACCTTTGCGGTGATCAGCAGCTTTTTGTTTGTGCGCTACGTGGATGAAGCAGTAACCAATCCGGCTGGGAGCGGCAGAGACCTATACGGTGCCGCTCTATTTCTGGGCCTGGCCGGCCTGTGCAAGTACAATGCGCTCTTCGTGGGGCTGGGCTTTTTTGCCCTGGTGGTGAGCGACAAAACGCGGCGGTCGCTGCTGCGCGATCGCCGCCTCTACCTGGCCCTGGGGCTGCTCCTGCTGGTGCTCTCGCCGATCTTGATCTGGAATATCCAGCACGACTTTTTTTCCTTTCGCTTTTACCGCGATCGCACCGCTGGCGGCGGGCTCAGCCTCAGCCTGCTCCAGCCCCTGGTGTTTCTGGCCCTGTGCGGCCTCACCCTCGGCCCCATCCAGACCTGGAGTATTGGCCGATTGATAGGAAATCGGGGACAGACCAACCTCACGCGAAACTCCTGCTACCCCGCCCTGGCCCTGTGGATCTTCGGCCTCTCCACCGCCGCCTTTACGGCCCTGGCTACGGTTTCGGTGGCGCTGTTCTACTGGAACATTCTGGCCTACCCCCTGCTGCTGCCGTTACTGAGCGATCGCTTTTATCGCCAGTGCATAGCGCCGGTGCGGAGGGGCCAACTGGCGATCGCCCAGGGGCTGGGGCTATTTGTGGCAGCGGCTTTGGTGACCTACTATACCGTAATGCCCTTCAGCGTCTTCCTGGACGCGCAGGACCCCGACGGCGCCGCCCTGTTTGGCTGGCCCCAGATCGCCCAGGCGGTCACCGCCCAGGCCGAGACTTTAGAGAATCCCATTCTGCTCACCACCGACTACCGCTCGGCCTCGGCCCTGGCCTACACCCTCAACCGATCCGATGTGCTGGCCATTTCAGGCCGCATCGACCAGTTCGACTTCTGGTACGATGCCCCCGCCCTGGAGGGGCGCAACGCCGTGCTGCTGGGTAACGCCTGGCACCCCATCTGCCCCACCCACCTGGCCATGTTTGATCGGGTCAGCCCACCCCAAACCGTGGAAATTCGCCGCTTTGGTCGGGTGCTACAAACCTACCAGGTGGTGCGCGGCTACGGATTTAGCGCTGGCCCGGAGGGCTATCCCCTCAGCCCCGACTACCCCCTCGCCTTCACCAGCGATGGCGAGCAGTGCGCGCCGTGA